A portion of the Roseovarius sp. SCSIO 43702 genome contains these proteins:
- a CDS encoding FAD-dependent oxidoreductase translates to MTALGHLFSPLTIRGQTIRNRIFSTGHMTVMLENGQPTARMAAYHAARAEGGAGLIILEAARAHPSGDSGRAAIGAHDDACIAGYAMLARAVQPHGARLYGQLTHPGREMGLAADGTLPVAHAPSVVPNERFHVMPREMPVAMIREIVAGFGAAAGRMARAGLDGIEVVASHGYLLSQFLNPRINRRTDAYGGSDDNRLRFVREVLEAVRAGAGDGLVVGLRLSGEDRDHDGLEQVEMADIAVTLAGDGVLDYLNVAAGTSAGLAGSTHIVPPMACEVGYTAPLAAAIRARVDLPVFVAGRINQPQDAEGILATGQADMCGMTRALISDPDMPAKAQEGRFDDIRACVACNQACIGHMLNGYPISCIQRPETGRELEFGRMEPAERPRRVLVAGGGPAGMKAAVTAARRGHEVTLCEASGRLGGQVHLAQALPGRAEFGGVTTNLAREVERAGVAVRLKAPVTRAMVEAEAPEVVIAATGARPHAPAIEGVDEAHVLDAWQVLDGANTGARVVIADWRADWVGLGLAEMLARKGCHVRLAVNAPMAGQAIPQYVRDKWLGDLHRLGVEIAPYLRLFGADGESAWFQHVLSGEPVEMEATDTLVTALGHAPDTALARALDGWAGELHEIGDCLSPRTVEEAVLEGLRAGAAV, encoded by the coding sequence ATGACGGCGCTCGGCCACCTCTTCTCGCCGCTGACGATCCGGGGGCAGACCATACGCAATCGTATCTTCTCGACCGGGCACATGACGGTGATGCTCGAGAACGGCCAGCCGACCGCGCGGATGGCGGCCTATCACGCGGCGCGCGCCGAGGGTGGGGCGGGGCTCATCATCCTCGAGGCTGCTCGGGCGCATCCTTCGGGCGACTCGGGCCGCGCTGCGATCGGGGCCCATGACGATGCATGCATCGCGGGATATGCCATGCTGGCCCGCGCGGTGCAGCCGCATGGCGCGCGGCTTTACGGGCAGCTGACGCATCCGGGCCGCGAGATGGGCCTTGCCGCGGACGGGACGCTGCCGGTGGCGCATGCGCCCTCGGTCGTGCCCAATGAGCGGTTCCACGTCATGCCGCGCGAGATGCCGGTCGCGATGATCCGCGAGATCGTCGCGGGCTTCGGCGCGGCGGCCGGGCGGATGGCGCGCGCGGGGCTTGACGGGATCGAGGTGGTGGCTTCGCATGGCTACCTCCTGAGCCAGTTCCTGAACCCGCGGATCAACCGCCGCACGGATGCCTATGGCGGCAGTGATGACAACCGCCTGCGCTTCGTTCGCGAGGTGCTGGAGGCGGTGCGGGCCGGGGCGGGTGACGGGCTGGTCGTAGGGTTGCGTCTTTCGGGCGAGGATCGCGATCACGACGGGCTGGAACAGGTCGAGATGGCCGATATCGCCGTGACGCTGGCCGGGGATGGCGTGCTCGATTACCTCAACGTGGCGGCGGGCACTTCGGCGGGCTTGGCCGGGTCGACGCATATCGTGCCGCCGATGGCCTGCGAGGTGGGCTATACCGCGCCGCTGGCGGCCGCGATCCGGGCGCGCGTGGACCTGCCGGTCTTTGTCGCCGGGCGGATCAACCAGCCGCAGGACGCGGAAGGGATACTGGCCACCGGGCAGGCGGATATGTGCGGGATGACGCGCGCGCTCATCTCGGACCCTGACATGCCCGCAAAGGCGCAGGAGGGGCGGTTTGACGATATCCGGGCCTGCGTCGCCTGCAACCAGGCCTGTATCGGGCACATGCTGAACGGCTATCCGATTTCGTGCATCCAGCGGCCCGAGACGGGGCGCGAGCTCGAGTTCGGGCGCATGGAGCCGGCGGAGCGGCCGCGCCGGGTGCTGGTGGCAGGCGGCGGGCCGGCGGGGATGAAGGCCGCCGTGACCGCGGCGCGGCGCGGCCACGAGGTGACGCTCTGCGAGGCGTCCGGGCGGCTGGGCGGGCAGGTGCACCTGGCGCAGGCGCTGCCGGGGCGGGCGGAGTTCGGGGGTGTGACGACGAACCTGGCCCGCGAGGTCGAACGCGCGGGGGTGGCGGTGCGGCTGAAGGCGCCCGTCACGCGCGCGATGGTCGAGGCGGAAGCGCCCGAGGTCGTGATCGCCGCCACCGGCGCGCGGCCCCATGCGCCGGCGATCGAGGGGGTGGACGAGGCGCATGTGCTGGATGCGTGGCAGGTGCTCGACGGGGCCAACACCGGCGCGCGGGTCGTGATCGCGGACTGGCGCGCGGATTGGGTGGGGCTGGGCCTTGCCGAGATGCTGGCGCGGAAGGGCTGCCACGTGCGGCTGGCGGTCAACGCGCCGATGGCGGGACAGGCGATACCGCAATATGTCCGCGACAAGTGGCTGGGCGATCTGCATCGGTTGGGGGTCGAGATCGCGCCCTACCTGCGGCTTTTCGGGGCGGACGGTGAAAGCGCGTGGTTCCAGCATGTCCTGAGCGGCGAGCCGGTGGAGATGGAAGCGACCGATACGCTTGTCACCGCCTTGGGTCACGCGCCGGACACGGCGCTTGCCCGCGCGCTCGACGGGTGGGCGGGCGAGTTGCACGAGATCGGCGACTGCCTGAGCCCGCGCACGGTCGAGGAGGCCGTGCTCGAGGGGTTGCGGGCGGGCGCGGCGGTCTGA